One window from the genome of Cucumis melo cultivar AY chromosome 12, USDA_Cmelo_AY_1.0, whole genome shotgun sequence encodes:
- the LOC103503297 gene encoding probable WRKY transcription factor 14, with translation MFCSLFEMDNNNYQQAGDLTDVIRPTSAPVAGHFSSEFSLDSFSGEGRLWSHLPADNSSMNFGDPLSFQTRDPFLLPHFSPFNFASDGGGEGLAADQPSNLLSHMLQISPSSGDGVISTPPCESLASAVGNSPSSTSVRGGGGVVVPTGGSNPLCLMENSGIQISSPRNSANKRRKSQVKKVVCIPAPAPANSRSSSGEVVPSDLWAWRKYGQKPIKGSPYPRGYYRCSSSKGCSARKQVERSRTNPNMLVITYTSEHNHPWPTQRNALAGSTRSHPSRTTTTTATNKTSPKQERINDILPTTMIKEEEIDEDQTTDKAATTTNDNQEEGDHQDFPFDLIFTEFADQMNDLEHENDHDHSHHLSADPLNNNMLMFGSHGFSTGNGEGSKDPFLELYDWAENSSGSLFKEAKGG, from the exons ATGTTCTGTAGTTTGTTTGAGATGGACAATAATAATTATCAGCAAGCTGGTGATTTGACTGATGTGATTCGACCGACTTCCGCCCCCGTCGCCGGTCATTTCTCCTCCGAATTCTCTCTCGACTCGTTTTCCGGTGAGGGACGACTCTGGTCGCACCTTCCTGCTGACAATTCTTCCATGAATTTTGGAGATCCGTTGTCGTTTCAGACTCGAGATCCATTTCTTCTTCCCCATTTTTCTCCCTTCAACTTTGCTTCTGATGGCGGCGGTGAGGGTTTGGCGGCGGACCAGCCGTCTAATTTACTTTCGCATATGTTGCAGATCTCTCCGAGTTCTGGTGATGGTGTAATTAGTACTCCTCCATGTGAGTCGCTCGCCTCAGCAGTGGGGAATTCTCCGAGCTCGACTTCAGTTCGTGGTGGCGGTGGTGTTGTGGTTCCGACCGGTGGCTCGAACCCTCTTTGTTTAATGGAGAATTCCGGGATTCAGATCTCTTCTCCACGAAATTCCGCAAATAAAAGAAG GAAGAGCCAAGTGAAGAAAGTGGTGTGTATTCCGGCACCGGCACCGGCGAACAGTCGATCAAGCAGCGGCGAAGTGGTTCCTTCTGATCTATGGGCATGGAGGAAGTACGGGCAAAAGCCAATCAAAGGATCCCCATATCCAAG gGGATATTATAGGTGTAGTAGTTCCAAGGGTTGCTCCGCTCGAAAGCAGGTTGAGCGAAGTCGTACAAACCCCAACATGCTTGTCATCACCTACACTTCGGAGCACAACCACCCATGGCCTACTCAACGCAATGCCCTTGCAGGTTCTACTCGTTCCCATCCTTCTCGAACCACCACCACTACCGCCACTAATAAAACCAGCCCGAAACAAGAGCGCATTAATGACATCCTGCCAACGACAATGATAAAGGAGGAAGAGATAGATGAAGACCAAACGACAGATAAAGCAGCGACAACAACAAATGATAACCAGGAGGAGGGTGATCATCAAGATTTCCCTTTTGACTTAATTTTCACTGAATTTGCAGATCAAATGAACGACCTTGAGCACGAGAACGACCACGACCATAGTCATCATCTTTCAGCAGACCCTCTGAACAACAATATGTTGATGTTTGGTAGCCATGGATTTAGTACAGGAAATGGAGAAGGCAGTAAAGATCCATTTTTGGAGCTCTATGACTGGGCAGAAAATTCAAGTGGAAGTTTGTTCAAAGAAGCCAAGGGAGGTTGA